Below is a genomic region from Pseudopipra pipra isolate bDixPip1 chromosome 6, bDixPip1.hap1, whole genome shotgun sequence.
TGTATGAAACAAGTCTCCTGAAACAAGCCTAATTAGTAACAACCCCATTTTCAAACACAAACCTACCCCCTACACAGAGGGTAAAGAGGAGAAGTGTTGTGAACTCCGTGAAGTGGGATCCCCACCCTACAGCAGCAAGTACTTCATAGTAACTTTTCCCCATCTGCCTGTCATGGAGAGACACAGAGGCCAAGCTCATTCCTCCATGAGCAAGTCCACTGGATCGAGCCTGCTCTCCCTCATGGGACACAGTGGAGAGGTAATAAGAAGTTTGATGCCAGAGTCTTAGTATGCTTCCCCAAACTGAGATATCAGATGTAGggcaacacagaaaaaaaactcagaaGGATGTGATACTGACTCGCTGGAAAGAAGACTTGGAGGCACTGCTGTTGCTTAGACTTGTACATAGCCAGAAGGGAAGGAATTTCTATCCTCTGCACTGAATGGGGCAACAGGAAGAACGGCTGTTGCAAAAACCTTTTACAGCAGTTTACTGGAGTCAAACCCAAACAGTCTGGCTACTTGCCTCTTCCTTACCTCGAGGTTCAGGATTTTATAACTTCAGTCTGCATTCATTCAGCTAATTCTAGATCCCTAACTACAGAAAGCTCCTACCCCAGTCTTTGTCTGCTAGGAACCCACCCCACCCACACAGATGCAAATTTCCCCAATTAGGTCAACAGCAAcatccattttaaaaaacaatcaCAAAAACCCCCAATTGATCTCTATAACGCATGCTCTCCACAACTCTGATAGATGTGAGATCCCATGGATAAAACATGATCCAGTCAGGTCTTTGGCTCCGGTTCCTGACACAGTTCCCCATACACTTTGCAGGTGAATTTTTTCCTGATCCCTGCTCTTCTCCCCAGGAGGCAATGAGCACCAAAGGTTATCCCCCTAGGCACAGAAAtggaagtgcaggagctgcctaCACACCAGTCTCATTTCTTTCGCTGCTTTTGACATTAGGATCCTCTTGCGCCTTTCTCATCTCCAGTCCTTTCACCCATGTGTAGGCAAAGGAACCCCCCAAAACCATCAAGTTACTTgtccaccacaggaagctctttgtTTCCTCAAAGTAGATAACAGCCAGCACTGTTTGGGCACAGGCCTTGGCTGTCCCAGACACATTGTGGGTGAGTGGGCTGGTGAACTTAATCTGAAGTCCAGTCACATACCCAATGGCAAAGCCAAACACTCCCCCCAGGGTCATCACACCCCAAAAACTGGGGCTCCCCAGTTTGTCAAAGTGGTAGAGTGTGCGGAACTCGCCCAGCAGCATCATGAGAGGGAAGAACAGGACACAGGCATTGACATTGTTGTAGAAGGTCAGGCGCCAGATGCTACCATCCACCACAGGCAGCACCTTCTTGGTGTAGATGGCATTGAGAGAGACACACAGGCTTGCCAGGATCCCAAAGAATATACCTGTCCATGATAGCGTGCCCTCTGCTCCTTCCTGGTCAACACCCAGCCAGAAGCCACCTGCAACCAAACAAATCAGGCATCACCTGAAAAACTGCTGAAAGGCTCAAAACATAGAAATTTATCATCTACTTTATACTGAACAACCACAATCACAAACAGACAGGCTTAAGGATTTTCCCTTTCTATTAAGTGAACACAAAAATGTTCACTACTAGTGTCCCgggaaaatttattttaggaGGGCAAGTAATTTACTGTGCGGTTAATTCAATCTCAGAGGACTAATTCCCACACTGAGCAGGCAGCACTAGTTCAGAAACTATTATTCCAGCTAGTCTTTGCATATAGGTAATTTTCAGGAGACTGTATGactattttttaattgaaaagacAGCAAACTCATACATGGGTAGAAAAATACACAAATCTACATGGGTAGAAaggtttgggaaaaaaaagcctcacaGGCTTTCCTGttaacaggaaggaaaaggtcagaaaagagggaaagataGTAAATACATGGATGTAATATTAAGAACCACAGTTGAGAAAAGATCACAAGGCAGAAACTGTGTGCAGTATCTTCAACATATTAAACTTTGATGGGTAATGAACTCTTCAACCACCTCCAAAACAGGAGCTACAGGCTTTGTGTCTCCTTATGCAGCTCATAAGCAAAACATAAAAGGGGAGATGAGCTACTGAAGGAGAACTGCACCGTGTTTTCATAAGCTGCTTCACGTTGGAGTTGGTCTGGCAAGTTACCTGCAAAGCAGCCAACATGCTTTAATCTAGGCCCAAATACAAAAGGGTTCAATGCACTGACAGAAAGGGCTTTGCGTCAGACCACAGAGGATGCTCAGCTGTGCTACTCCAGGCATACTGTCAATGCTCTCACAGCAAAAGGAGACAGAGCCAGGGGGACGGAGCCTTGGAGAAACTCTAAGGCTGGCAGACACCCATACTCCTGGGCAGTATCCAAACAAAAGATTAGCTAAAGCAATTGCTTGCATCActtgggtggaaaaaaaagagtagttCTGTTCCTGTTCACCTATTCTATGGAGATGAGATTTCTCTCATTTTCACCTGAATCCATCTACTTGTCTAAGCACCAAAGTGAACACAGGTTCACCTGGAACCAGACTGAAATAAACATTCCACCATTCTTGGCATCTAAGTGACCCTTCAGTGGAAGGTAGCTTTTGGCATTCCCAGTGCCTTTGGAATTAAAGACTTCCAAGCATCCCTGTTAAGCCAGTCAATGCCCAGCCCTACATCCTAACCACACAACCAGATCTTCTAGTGGTGTTTTACATTTGGCTTGATCAGCTAACCATTCATCACATGCATTCAGCCTGTCTGGACCGGCTGGCTCCATTGCATGGGCCTAGCGGTGCTGACATAAATGTTATTGTTACCAAAGGTAATAATGAACAAGCACTTGGGAACGGGGAGAAAGCCACCTGCTGTTTAATGGCCTGTataggggaaaaagaaaaaaggtaaggCAAGTTAAGCATCATTAGGGGCCAGAGAGGTTTTACTgctcaaaagaaaaagggaaccATGGTCAAGGGTCATTTCCTCTCTTAATGAGTTATCCACATCCTCCAGACATACAAAGCAAGTTGCCGGAGGCAGAGCAAGGCATGAGCCCTGAGCTACCCCACCTCACCAGGGAGCTGCCACACATATGGGGATGACTTCCAAGGGAAAGACATTCCACCTCTGTCTCtctggggctggctgtgggatCGGTGCAGCCCCTTCTGCTCCCCCTCACCTATGATGACTCCGCAGGCCAGGAGGGCGTAGAGGGAGGTGGTCTGCTTGAGGAGCAGGTAGGAGAGCAGCACGTTGAAGACGGTGGTGAGGGAGCGCCCCACGTTGTAGAAGGCCACGCCGACGTGCTTGAGGCAGAGGTTGTTGGAGGTGACCATGCCGATGAAGACGGCGGAGAGGGGCAGGACGCTGCGGGACACCTTAGGGTCGAGGCGGAGAGTGGGCAGGCCGGAGCAGGGGGGCCCGCAGGCCGCCCCCAAGCTGAGGCCGAGACAGAGGGCGGCCGTCAGGGCGCACTGGAAGAAGGTGACGAAGAGGGGGGCGTCGAGGCGCAGCGAGGGGCTGTCCAGCAGGTACTTGTTGAGGAAGACCATGGCGATGGAGGTGAACCAGTAGAGGCAGACCACCACGGCGATGCGCAGCGCCCGCAGCAGGAAGGGCGCCCGTCGGCCCCCACCGCCCTCCGCCGGCAGCAGCGGGTCGGCGGCGCCACCGCCCAGCGCCATCCGCAGGATCCCCGTCCGCGTCAGCTGCGCCTTGCTCATGGCGGGCCGAGCCGCCCGGCCGCGGCCCGGCCTCCCTcttcccgccgccgccggccccgctcaCCCGGCTCTGCTGCCGGCCCCGCGCCTGCAGGAGCGCcaccgccccgcccgccgcccttTATTCACGCCCCGCGGGCGCCGCTCGGCGCCTCCCCGGCCGCGGCGCCATTTCGGGGgagggcccggcccggcccccgccgccccgccccgccccgggcaGCGCGGCCGGGCCAGCGGGGATGTTGGGAAACGTGGGGTACGTAAAAATGTTCTTCCGAAAGGATGCTCTTTCATGTTTGCTGTTTGTATACTTCCAAGCCTAATCGACAAGAAAGGTGATTTACCGTGAAACAGATAGCAGCGAACAAGTGATGTCCACGTGTTAGAAAGACAAATTGCTTGTCGGTAGAATTGCCTTGTTAAGGCTTAGGGCTCGACGTATTTCAGTGATATCAGACCTAGGGGCAGGTTAACAAAGCTTGGGAAGAAGGATGTACCACTGATAGTGGACACAAAGAATGAAGAATTTACGGGCCACAAGGACATTTGTCAGAACCcccaagataaggaagaaattaacAAAGCCCAGAGATTGTGTTGAATCAGCTCCGACTGGGTAAAAGGTAATTCCGGCAGGGGGAGATCGCAACCACCGACTCGCCGAcccaaatgaaaagaaagactGAGCATGCAGACTAATTAGCATTAACCAACAGAGGATAAAATGCTAATTAATAAAAACTTGGTAACCCTTGTAGCCAATGAACTACCTTTGTTCCATAGCAAACAAtgcctttgtttgctaaaatgtataaatagtgtACAGTTTTCGTAGAGATGGTGCTGGCTTTGTGGATTTGCCACCCAAGCACCCCTTCTTGCGCAGAACTGGAAATCAATCAAATACCTCGACTCTGTGTGAGAATTGGCCTCTTGCACACTGGGTGAAAGAATCTACTTTGGGACAACAGGGGCAGCCAGCAAGTAGGGCAGTTTAGCGAGGAGCAGCCCCCTGAGTGCAGTCCTCAGTCACCCCACTCAGCCAGGAGTGAGAGGCTCCCTGCGGGGCCACTGgggaagggctgctgctctcaTGGTCCTTAATGGTGACCAGCACTCCATCCACGCTGGgcagtgggcagcaggaggggacTGGTAGTGGTCCCAGTGTTGGGAACAACACTGCTCTGCTGGCTTTTGTCAGCGTCCTTTGTATGCTGGTTGGAGCAAGTGGGATCTGGATGTTGGACATGCACTGAT
It encodes:
- the SLC35C1 gene encoding GDP-fucose transporter 1; the encoded protein is MSKAQLTRTGILRMALGGGAADPLLPAEGGGGRRAPFLLRALRIAVVVCLYWFTSIAMVFLNKYLLDSPSLRLDAPLFVTFFQCALTAALCLGLSLGAACGPPCSGLPTLRLDPKVSRSVLPLSAVFIGMVTSNNLCLKHVGVAFYNVGRSLTTVFNVLLSYLLLKQTTSLYALLACGVIIGGFWLGVDQEGAEGTLSWTGIFFGILASLCVSLNAIYTKKVLPVVDGSIWRLTFYNNVNACVLFFPLMMLLGEFRTLYHFDKLGSPSFWGVMTLGGVFGFAIGYVTGLQIKFTSPLTHNVSGTAKACAQTVLAVIYFEETKSFLWWTSNLMVLGGSFAYTWVKGLEMRKAQEDPNVKSSERNETGV